One Choloepus didactylus isolate mChoDid1 chromosome 8, mChoDid1.pri, whole genome shotgun sequence DNA window includes the following coding sequences:
- the LOC119542708 gene encoding olfactory receptor 6C2-like, which produces MTNHTITTFILLGLTDNPQLKVLIFIFLFLTYTLSVTGNLTIIFLTFMDSNLKTAMYIFLQNFSFLEILFISACMPRYLYNISTGDKTITYDNCVIQIFFTDLFGVTEFFLLATMSYDRYVAICKPLHYVTIVNNRVCRRLVLCSWTAGLLIILPPLGMFLNLEFCDSNVIDHFACDVNPLLKISCSDTWLTEQMVIICAVLTFIMTLVCVLLSYMHIVKTILGFSSAQQRKKAFSTCSSHMIVVFITYGSCIFIYVKPSAKESVAVNKGVTVLTTSIAPMLNPFIYTLRNKQVRQAFNDSIKKIVFFSNSGIC; this is translated from the coding sequence ATGACTAACCACACAATAACAACATTTATCCTGCTGGGACTGACTGATAACCCACAGCTGAAGGTTCTGATTTTCATCTTTCTATTTCTCACCTACACATTGAGTGTAACTGGGAACCTGACAATCATCTTCCTCACCTTCATGGACTCAAACCTTAaaactgccatgtacattttccTACAAAATTTCTCCTTCTTAGAAATCTTATTTATATCTGCTTGTATGCCCAGATACTTGTACAACATATCAACAGGTGACAAGACAATTACATATGACAATTGTgtcattcaaattttttttacagACCTCTTTGGTGTTACAGAATTTTTTCTCCTTGCCACCATGTCCTATGATCGATATGTAGCCATCTGCAAACCCCTACATTATGTGACCATCGTGAACAACAGGGTCTGTAGAAGACTTGTCCTTTGTTCCTGGACAGCTGGCTTGTTGATTATACTCCCACCACTTGGCATGTTTCTAAATCTGGAATTCTGTGACTCTAATGTCATTGACCATTTTGCTTGTGATGTAAACCCTCTCCTAAAGATCTCATGCTCGGATACATGGCTCACAGAGCAGATGGTCATAATCTGTGCTGTATTGACCTTTATCATGACTCTTGTATGTGTACTTCTCTCCTACATGCACATTGTCAAGACCATTCTAGGATTCTCTTCTGcccagcaaaggaaaaaggcatTTTCTACCTGCTCTTCCCACATGATTGTGGTCTTCATCACCTATGGCAGCTGTATTTTCATCTATGTCAAACCTTCAGCAAAGGAGTCAGTGGCTGTTAACAAGGGTGTGACAGTGTTAACTACTTCCATTGCTCCCATGCTGAACCCTTTCATTTACACCCTGAGGAACAAGCAAGTAAGACAAGCCTTCAAtgactcaataaaaaaaatcGTATTTTTCTCAAATAGTGGGATCTGTTGA
- the LOC119541802 gene encoding LOW QUALITY PROTEIN: olfactory receptor 6C2-like (The sequence of the model RefSeq protein was modified relative to this genomic sequence to represent the inferred CDS: inserted 2 bases in 1 codon) — protein MRNKKITTFILPGLTDDPHLQVLIFIFLFLTYILSVTGNLSIITLTFMDSHLKTSMYFFLQNFSFLEVSFTSACIPRHLCNIATGDKVITYNACVIQVFFRPLCXVTEFFLLAAMSYDYYVAICRPLHYMTIMSKRVCRSLIICCWSAGLCIIIPPLILLLKLEFCDSNIMDHFFCDAFPLVKIAGSDMWFMEQTVIICAVLTLNMTLSCVVLSYAYIIRTIFRFPSVQQRKKAILTCSSHMIVVSITDGTCIFIYMNPTAKEELTINKVVSLLISAISPMLNPFIYTLRNNQEKKAFKYSIERIELLSTK, from the exons atgagaaacaaaaaaataacaacattCATCCTTCCGGGACTGACTGATGACCCTCACCTCCAGgttctgatttttatatttctatttctcacCTACATATTGAGTGTAACTGGGAACCTGAGCATCATCACACTCACCTTTATGGATTCCCATCTTAAAACATCCATGTACTTTTTCTTACAAAATTTCTCCTTCTTAGAGGTCTCCTTCACATCTGCATGTATTCCTAGACACTTGTGTAACATAGCAACAGGGGACAAGGTCATTACCTATAATGCTTGTGTCATCCAAGTATTTTTTAGacctctttg agtaacagaatTTTTTCTCCTTGCTGCCATGTCCTATGACtactatgtggccatctgcagaCCCCTGCATTACATGACCATCATGAGCAAAAGAGTCTGCAGGAGTCTCATCATCTGTTGTTGGTCAGCTGGTTTGTGTATCATAATCCCACCACTTATCCTGCTTTTAAAACTAGAATTTTGTGACTCTAACATCATGGATCATTTTTTCTGTGATGCATTTCCCCTAGTGAAGATTGCAGGCTCAGACATGTGGTTTATGGAACAGACAGTTATAATCTGTGCTGTACTAACCCTGAATATGACCCTTAGCTGTGTAGTTCTCTCCTATGCCTACATCATCAGGACAATTTTTAGATTCCCATCTGTCCAGCAAAGGAAGAAGGCCATTTTGACCTGTTCTTCCCACATGATTGTGGTTTCCATCACTGATGGCACTTGCATTTTCATCTACATGAATCCCACAGCAAAGGAAGAATTGACAATTAACAAAGTGGTTTCTCTGCTCATTTCTGCTATTTCTCCTATGTTGAACCCCTTTATTTATACCcttaggaacaatcaagaaaagaAAGCCTTCAAGTATTCAATTGAAAGAATAGAATTGCTCTCAACCAAGTAA